The following coding sequences are from one Macaca nemestrina isolate mMacNem1 chromosome 1, mMacNem.hap1, whole genome shotgun sequence window:
- the LOC105494611 gene encoding tubulointerstitial nephritis antigen-like isoform X2, with protein MHGGRIYPVLGTYWDNCNRCTCQENRQWQCDQEPCLVDPDMIKAINQGNYGWQAGNHSAFWGMTLDEGIRYRLGTIRPSSLVMNMHEIYTVLNPGEVLPTAFEASEKWPNLIHEPLDQGNCAGSWAFSTAAVASDRVSIHSLGHMTPVLSPQNLLSCDTHQQQGCRGGRLDGAWWFLRRRGVVSDHCYPFSGRERDEAGPAPPCMMHSRAMGRGKRQATARCPNSHVNNNDIYQVTPVYRLGSNDKEIMKELMENGPVQALMEVHEDFFLYKGGIYSHTPVSLGRPERYRRHGTHSVKITGWGEETLPDGRTLKYWTAANSWGPAWGERGHFRIVRGVNECDIESFVLGVWGRVGMEDMGHH; from the exons CACCTGCCAGGAGAACAGGCAGTGGCAGTGTGACCAAGAACCATGCCTGGTGGATCCAGACATGATCAAAGCCATCAACCAGGGCAACTATGG CTGGCAGGCTGGGAACCACAGCGCCTTCTGGGGCATGACCCTGGATGAGGGCATTCGCTACCGCCTGGGAACCATCCGCCCATCTTCCTTGGTCATGAACATGCATGAAATTTAT ACAGTGCTGAACCCAGGGGAGGTGCTTCCCACGGCCTTTGAGGCCTCTGAGAAGTGGCCCAACCTGATTCATGAGCCTCTTGACCAGGGCAACTGTGCAGGCTCCTGGGCCTTCTCCACAGCAG CTGTGGCATCCGATCGTGTCTCAATCCATTCTCTGGGACACATGACGCCTGTCCTGTCACCCCAGAACCTGCTGTCTTGTGACACCCACCAGCAGCAGGGCTGCCGCGGTGGGCGTCTCGATGGTGCCTGGTGGTTCCTGCGTCGCCGAGG GGTGGTGTCTGACCACTGCTACCCCTTCTCGGGCCGCGAGCGAGACGAGGCTGGCCCCGCGCCGCCCTGTATGATGCACAGCCGAGCCATGGGTCGGGGCAAGCGCCAGGCCACTGCCCGCTGCCCCAACAGCCATGTTAATAACAATGACATCTACCAGGTCACTCCTGTCTACCGTCTCGGCTCCAAT GACAAGGAGATCATGAAGGAGCTGATGGAGAATGGCCCTGTCCAAG CCCTCATGGAGGTGCATGAAGACTTCTTCCTATACAAGGGAGGCATCTACAGCCACACGCCAGTGAGCCTTGGGAGGCCAGAGAGATACCGCCGACATGGGACCCACTCAGTCAAGATCACAGG ATGGGGAGAGGAGACGTTGCCAGATGGAAGGACGCTCAAATACTGG ACTGCGGCCAACTCCTGGGGCCCAGCCTGGGGCGAGAGAGGCCACTTCCGCATCGTGCGCGGCGTCAATGAGTGCGACATCGAGAGCTTCGTGCTGGGCGTCTGGGGCCGCGTGGGCATGGAGGACATGGGTCATCACTGA